The proteins below come from a single Streptomyces sp. B3I8 genomic window:
- a CDS encoding Fur family transcriptional regulator, whose protein sequence is MTAAGQPVRGRSTRQRAAVAAALDEVEEFRSAQDLHDMLKHKGDSVGLTTVYRTLQSLADAGEVDVLRTSEGESVYRRCSTGEHHHHLVCRVCGKAVEVEGPAVEKWAESIAATHGYVNVDHTLEIFGTCGDCAP, encoded by the coding sequence GTGACCGCCGCCGGCCAGCCCGTACGGGGACGTTCCACGCGCCAGCGTGCCGCTGTGGCGGCGGCCCTGGACGAGGTGGAGGAGTTCCGCAGCGCCCAGGATCTGCACGACATGCTCAAGCACAAGGGCGACTCGGTCGGTCTGACCACGGTCTACCGCACGCTGCAGTCCCTCGCCGACGCCGGCGAGGTCGACGTCCTGCGCACGTCCGAGGGCGAGTCGGTCTACCGCCGCTGCTCCACCGGCGAACACCACCACCACCTGGTCTGCCGCGTCTGCGGCAAGGCGGTCGAGGTGGAGGGCCCCGCGGTCGAGAAGTGGGCCGAGTCCATCGCCGCGACCCACGGTTACGTCAACGTGGACCACACCCTGGAGATCTTCGGCACGTGCGGGGACTGCGCGCCGTAG